One window from the genome of Salvia splendens isolate huo1 chromosome 9, SspV2, whole genome shotgun sequence encodes:
- the LOC121748486 gene encoding basic leucine zipper 19-like, producing MDDGELDFPNDPMLSCLDITNAQSSCSFDIDEFLSRTQSCNDALGRTEAYTDGLGRTQACTHAHACNPSGPDQSHTHTCIHVHTQIMPSPSEGQDPSDDTAESVDKKSKKRPLGNREAVRKYREKKKARAASLEDEVIRLRALNQQLMKRLQGQALLEAEVARLKCLLVDIRGRIEGEIGSFPYQKPNKSGDVYQNMVNPNSTGRYVVNSCNMQRNDPLYCINPVPEAALSGQGLGDCGFDNLQCLGNQNSDLEEFPDCGLGNVNVVSNTNTSTGSKRKGSRAAMLS from the exons ATGGATGATGGAGAGCTTGATTTCCCAAATGACCCAATGTTGTCATGCTTGGATATAACTAATGCACAGAGCAGTTGCTCGTTCGACATAGATGAGTTTCTTAGTCGGACGCAGTCTTGCAATGATGCCCTTGGTCGAACAGAGGCTTACACCGATGGTCTTGGTCGAACACAGGCCTGCACCCATGCTCATGCTTGCAACCCTTCAGGCCCTGATCAATCCCACACGCACACTTGTATTCATGTCCATACCCAAATTATGCCCTCTCCTAGTGAAGGTCAGGATCCCAGCGATGACACTGCTGAGTCTGTGGACAAGAAATCTAAAAAGAGGCCGTTGGGCAACCGTGAAGCTGTGCGTAAGTACAGGGAGAAGAAGAAAGCTAGGGCTGCATCGTTGGAGGATGAGGTTATCAGGTTGAGGGCTTTGAATCAGCAGCTAATGAAGAGGCTCCAGGGTCAGGCGTTGTTGGAGGCTGAGGTTGCTAGGCTTAAGTGCTTGCTCGTGGACATCAGAGGGAGGATAGAGGGAGAAATTGGTTCTTTCCCTTACCAGAAGCCGAACAAGAGTGGAGACGTCTATCAAAACATGGTGAATCCTAATAGTACTGGAAGATACGTGGTCAATTCATGTAATATGCAGCGCAATGATCCGCTTTACTGCATTAATCCTGTACCAGAAGCTGCATTGAGTGGACAAGGCCTTGGGGATTGTGGGTTTGACAATCTTCAGTGTTTGGGAAATCAAAATTCTGATCTGGAGGAATTCCCTGATTGTGGACTCGGCAATGTTAACGTTGTCTCTAATACCAATACTTCCACTGGAAGTAAAAGAAAAG GTTCGCGTGCTGCAATGCTTAGCTGA
- the LOC121746831 gene encoding rac-like GTP-binding protein 5: protein MSASSYRFIKCVTVGDGGVGKTCLLISYTTNSFPTGYIPTVFDNFSVNMTVGGSSVNLSLWDSAGQEDYNRLRPLSYHGANVFILVFSLISKTSYDSVHNKWNSELRHYAPNVPIILVGSKTDLRDDKQFFVDDTEAVPISTAEGEELKKMIGASAYIECSSKTQQNVKAVFDEAINVILQQPKQGKKKKRKGQQNCRIL, encoded by the exons ATGAGCGCCTCTAGTTATAGGTTCATAAAATGCGTCACCGTCGGCGACGGAGGCGTTGGTAAAACTTGCTTGCTCATTTCCTACACCACCAACTCCTTTCCTACG GGTTACATCCCAACTGTATTTGACAATTTTAGTGTGAATATGACGGTGGGTGGGAGCAGTGTTAATCTATCGCTGTGGGACTCTGCTG GTCAGGAGGATTACAATAGATTAAGACCGCTAAGCTACCATGGAGCTAATGTGTTTATACTTGTATTCTCTCTTATTTCCAAGACTAGTTATGACAGTGTCCACAACAAG TGGAATTCTGAGTTGAGGCATTATGCTCCTAATGTTCCGATAATTCTTGTGGGATCAAAGACTG ATCTTCGAGATGATAAACAGTTCTTTGTCGACGACACTGAGGCAGTACCCATTTCAACTGCAGAG GGAGAGGAGctcaagaaaatgattggagcATCAGCTTACATTGAATGTAGTTCCAAGACACAACAG AATGTGAAGGCTGTCTTTGATGAAGCTATCAATGTCATTTTGCAGCAACCaaaacaaggaaagaaaaagaagagaaagggCCAACAAAACTGCAGAATACTGTGA
- the LOC121746648 gene encoding serine/threonine-protein kinase BRI1-like 2 isoform X1 codes for MKVERLDLGRKKVIVGIRLDGYAKELLDWAVVKVAGPGDSVVAIHVCRNSGCIPKEKVLLDGYLEDYEGVCSKNQVSLSAQVLKGNSTRKSLVREAKTHGASTVIVGLTRLSALGGWASIARYCARKLPSTTEVIAIHNGKVVFSRCSKLLLEGVSLDSKASAYGNDSMSTKDTFSEFGESEISSIDARDGNMSLRDDTMSPLGRLQRGSISSIFFHAEEFSKQSPGWPLLQAENSRDDAVSPIGRLKRGSLSSISLPAEDFTKQRQGWPLLQTANSGDGAVSPIGRLKRGSLSSISLPAEDFTKQRPGWPLLQTASLVTQLGVEARKMSVVQWVMTLPSRPLSDASSQSSSPMSCQTDDSIEGESDKAAQVTSFCKEASLLELPKDLELILMRNPAGCTVLSLDYLKMSTSDFSSGNLIGRGGCNSVFKGVFPQGKAVAVKIMESSKEAWKDFIHEVDVMTTLKHTKIAPLLGVCVEDDALISVYDLMPRGNLEENLHAGSIKENSVLLTWETRYRIAIGIAEALNYLHNECPRPVIHRDIKSSNILLTDELEPQLSDFGLATWGPTMSSYLMDSDVVGTFGYLAPEYFMYGKVSDKIDVFAFGVVLLELLSGRKPIGLETTKSQESLVMWAKPKLESKDLKGILDQNLENIDEDQMQRMALAASLCLTQSSRLRPKMHQILSILRGEEYLVGVRPKCGDGDEENEDENDDEVYPDSRAESHMSLAFLDIKENSTSFSSIDQSSPLSVEEYLKKRWSRSSSMD; via the exons ATGAAAGTTGAGAGGTTGGATTTGGGAAGGAAGAAAGTGATTGTGGGGATAAGATTAGATGGTTATGCTAAAGAGTTGCTTGATTGGGCTGTGGTTAAAGTAGCCGGTCCGGGCGACTCAGTTGTGGCAATTCATGTTTGCAGGAATTCAG GTTGCATTCCGAAGGAGAAAGTGTTGTTGGATGGTTACTTGGAAGACTATGAAGGTGTATGCAGCAAAAACCAG GTTTCTCTCAGCGCTCAAGTCTTGAAAGGGAACTCGACCAGAAAATCTCTAGTGAGGGAGGCGAAGACTCATGGTGCATCGACTGTTATTGTGGGATTAACGAGGCTTAGCGCGTTGGG GGGATGGGCTTCAATCGCTAGGTATTGTGCAAGGAAACTGCCTTCCACTACTGAGGTTATAGCGATTCACAATGGCAAGGTTGTCTTCAGCAGGTGCTCGAAACTTTTATTGGAAG GCGTGAGTTTAGACTCAAAGGCGAGTGCATATGGCAATGACAGCATGTCCACTAAAGACACTTTTTCGGAGTTTGGAGAGTCTGAGATATCAAGCATTGATGCAAGAGATGGAAACATGAGCTTGCGAGATGATACCATGAGCCCTCTAGGGAGGCTTCAACGAGGCTCTATAAGCTCCATTTTTTTCCATGCTGAAGAGTTCTCCAAGCAGAGTCCGGGTTGGCCTCTACTTCAGGCAGAAAACTCCAGAGATGATGCTGTGAGCCCTATTGGGAGGCTTAAACGAGGCTCCTTAAGCTCGATTTCTCTCCCTGCAGAAGATTTCACCAAGCAGAGGCAGGGTTGGCCTCTACTTCAGACAGCAAACTCAGGAGATGGTGCTGTGAGCCCTATTGGGAGGCTGAAACGAGGCTCCTTAAGCTCGATTTCTCTCCCTGCAGAAGATTTTACCAAGCAGAGGCCAGGTTGGCCTCTACTTCAGACAGCTAGTTTGGTGACTCAACTTGGCGTGGAAGCAAGAAAGATGTCGGTTGTTCAATGGGTGATGACCCTGCCAAGCCGGCCACTCTCTGATGCCTCATCTCAGTCCAGCTCGCCTATGAGCTGCCAGACCGATGATTCTATTGAAGGAGAGAGTGATAAGGCGGCTCAGGTGACTAGTTTCTGTAAGGAAGCCAGTCTGCTCGAGCTTCCTAAGGATTTGGAACTCATACTGATGAGAAATCCGGCAGGTTGCACAGTTCTCAGCCTCGATTATCTGAAGATGTCAACTTCTGATTTCTCCTCTG GAAATCTTATCGGGAGAGGAGGCTGCAACTCGGTGTTCAAGGGAGTTTTTCCTCAGGGCAAAGCAGTAGCTGTGAAGATCATGGAGTCTTCCAAAGAAGCGTGGAAGGATTTCATCCACGAAGTCGACGTAATGACCACGTTGAAGCACACAAAAATTGCGCCTCTACTTGGGGTCTGCGTGGAAGATGATGCTTTGATCTCCGTTTATGACCTGATGCCCCGAGGAAACCTTGAAGAAAATCTACACG CAGGTAGCATTAAGGAAAATTCAGTGTTGTTGACATGGGAAACGAGATACCGGATAGCTATTGGGATTGCTGAAGCTTTAAACTACTTGCACAACGAATGCCCTAGGCCCGTCATTCATAGAGATATCAAATCTTCAAATATTCTCCTAACTGATGAGTTAGAACCACAG TTATCCGACTTTGGCTTGGCGACTTGGGGGCCCACAATGTCATCCTATTTGATGGACAGCGATGTAGTTGGAACGTTTGGGTACCTAGCTCCCGAGTACTTCATGTATGGCAAAGTTAGTGACAAGATTGATGTGTTTGCTTTCGGTGTTGTTCTGCTTGAACTGCTCTCCGGGAGGAAACCAATTGGTTTGGAGACTACAAAGAGTCAAGAAAGCTTGGTCATGTGG GCAAAACCTAAGCTAGAGAGCAAGGACTTGAAGGGTATATTGGATCAAAATTTGGAAAACATCGATGAGGATCAGATGCAGAGGATGGCTCTTGCTGCGTCTCTATGCCTGACTCAATCATCACGCCTTCGCCCCAAAATGCACCAG ATACTTAGTATACTAAGAGGGGAGGAGTATTTGGTTGGAGTTAGGCCAAAATGTGGTGATGGTGATGAAGAAAATGAGGACGAGAACGACGATGAAGTATATCCAGATTCAAGAGCAGAGTCACATATGAGCCTTGCATTTCTTGATATAAAGGAGAACTCAACATCATTCAGCAGCATTGATCAGAGCAGCCCTCTCTCTGTTGAGGAGTATTTGAAGAAGAGATGGAGTAGATCATCAAGTATGGATTAG
- the LOC121749017 gene encoding WD-40 repeat-containing protein MSI2-like: MAEEAMVEEEFSVWKKNTPLLYDLVVCHSLEWPSLTVQWLPTPPSSDSGDLAAHKLILGTHTSDDCPNFLMLADAFLPRDPTSAIDVDPENSIVPRVDIVQKIRVDGEVNRSRCMLQNPALIAAKTNIPEIFVFDTAKQLEDANVDCCNPDLRLRGHDKEGYGLSWSSFREGYLLSGSNDCKICLWDVSATPQKKVLDAKFIYEGHENVVEDVSWHLKNENLFGSVGDDGKLVIWDLRTNKFQHSVVVHEKEVNYLSFNPFNEWVLATASSDSTVGLFDMRNLNAPLHALSSHEKEVFQVEWDPNHETILASAADDRRLMVWDLNRIGDEQLEGEAEDGPPELLFSHGGHKAKISDFSWNKNQPWVISSVAEDNTLQVWQMAESIYRDDDFP, from the exons ATGGCAGAGGAGGCGATGGTGGAGGAGGAGTTTTCGGTGTGGAAGAAGAACACGCCGTTGCTGTATGACCTCGTTGTATGCCACTCCCTCGAATGGCCGTCACTCACCGTCCAGTGGCTGCCGACGCCGCCTTCATCTGACTCCGGCGATCTCGCCGCGCACAAATTGATCCTCGGGACGCATACATCCGATGATTGCCCCAATTTCCTCATGCTCGCCGACGCCTTCCTCCCACGCGACCCCACCTCCGCCATCGATGTCGACCCCGAGAACTCAATCGTCCCTAGG GTGGATATAGTTCAAAAAATTCGAGTTGATGGAGAAGTGAATAGGTCACGGTGTATGTTACAGAACCCAGCTTTAATCGCTGCAAAGACCAATATTCCTGAAATATTCGTGTTTGACACTGCTAAGCAGCTGGAGGATGCCAATGTCGATTGTTGCAATCCGGACTTGAGACTTCGGGGACATGATAAAGAAGGATATGGTTTGTCGTGGAGCTCCTTCAGAGAAGGATATCTATTGAGTGGTTCGAATGATTGCAAAATTTGTCTGTGGGATGTCTCTGCAACGCCTCAAAAGAAAGTGCTTGATGCAAAGTTTATTTATGAG GGCCATGAGAATGTGGTTGAGGATGTATCGTGGCATTtaaagaatgagaacttgttcgGCTCTGTGGGGGATGACGGCAAACTAGTGATTTGGGACTTGCGCACAAACAAGTTCCAGCACTCTGTTGTTGTACATGAGAAAGAG GtgaattatttatctttcaatcCATTTAATGAGTGGGTTTTGGCAACTGCGTCCTCTGATTCTACAGTTGGTCTATTTGATATGCGGAACTTGAATGCTCCTCTGCATGCTCTAAGCAGTCATGA GAAAGAGGTATTCCAGGTTGAATGGGATCCTAACCACGAAACGATTCTTGCATCTGCTGCTGATGACAGAAGGTTGATGGTTTGGGACCTTAACAG GATTGGAGACGAGCAACTAGAAGGAGAAGCTGAAGATGGTCCTCCTGAGCTCCTCTTCTCCCATGGTGGTCATAAAGCAAAGATTTCAGACTTTTCATGGAATAAGAATCAACCATGGGTCATCTCGAGCGTAGCAGAGGACAACACACTGCAGGTCTGGCAAATGGCAGAAAGCATCTACCGTGACGATGATTTTCCGTAG
- the LOC121748545 gene encoding protein MCM10 homolog isoform X1, translating to MSTPTHQDDLDLLLSLEDRVLETPPASPSGYLSDDGRPQRTGPMNLSAFRDVVGDCLDYDAKDAKRAQSSGKSKSNGSKDIEVEKFSGLRIQNPVVSRVELSNHLSDIKYVQLDTIKNLIKGDTLSGCWATIGVLAEKGAPRMSSIGKTFAIWKIGCLGDETISLFLFGDAYQKSCEAKVGTIFALLNCSVRKDKPGTFSLSIFAAKHILKLGTSADMGVCQGKGKDGAPCTAVIDKRRRKFCNFHAHNSSKKYTSTRTELKGGNLRTGFRDYLKSEGIYVVKPTEAKTSSTKSTNASTSRLIKCVTVGDGGVGKTCLLISYTTNTFPTDYVPTVFDNFSANVAVDGNSVNLSLFDTAGQEDYNRLRPLSYREADVFILVFSLISKPSYNNVHVKWISELRHFGPKVPIILVGTKIDLREDEQFFVEHPGAIPISTAQGEELKKMIGASAYIECSSKTQENVKAVFDEAIKVVMQAPQQGKKKNKKGQKGCTIL from the exons ATGTCGACACCTACCCACCAAGACGATCTTGATCTTCTCCTGTCGCTCGAGGATCGCGTGCTCGAAACGCCGCCGGCTTCTCCATCAG GGTATTTATCAGATGATGGGAGGCCACAGCGAACTGGGCCTATGAATTTGTCTGCTTTCCGAGATGTGGTGGGAGATTGCCTTGATTATGATGCGAAAGATGCCAAGAGAGCTCAGAGCTCTGGGAAGAGCAAGAGCAACGGCTCAAAAGATATCGAAGTTGAGAAGTTTTCAGGATTGCGAATCCA GAATCCAGTGGTCTCCCGTGTTGAGTTGAGCAACCATTTATCGGATATTAAATATGTTCAGTTAGACACAATAAA GAATTTGATAAAAGGAGATACTCTGTCTGGGTGTTGGGCCACTATTGGTGTTTTAGCAGAAAAGGGTGCACCGAGGATGAGTTCCATAGGAAAGACTTTTGCAATTTGGAAAATTGGATGCTTAGGTGATGAGACCATTTCTCTCTTCTTGTTTGGGGATGCATATCAGAAGAGCTGTGAGGCGAAAGTAGGAACCATCTTTGCTTTACTCAATTGCAGCGTCCGCAAAGATAAACCA GGAACATTTTCATTGAGTATCTTTGCCGCTAAGCATATTCTGAAGCTAGGCACTTCTGCAGATATGGGGGTTTGTCAGGGAAAAGGAAAGgatggagccccttgcacagcagTTATTGACAA ACGGCGTAGAAAATTCTGCAACTTCCACGCACAT AATTCTTCGAAGAAATACACATCTACAAGGACAGAGCTCAAAGGAGG GAATTTAAGGACAGGCTTCAGAGATTATCTCAAGTCTGAAGGAATCTATGTGGTGAAACCTACAGAAGCGAAAACAAGCTCAACAAAGTCTACCAA CGCCTCTACGTCTAGGCTCATAAAATGCGTCACCGTCGGCGACGGAGGCGTCGGTAAAACTTGCTTGCTCATTTCCTACACCACCAACACCTTTCCTACG GATTACGTCCCAACTGTATTCGACAATTTTAGTGCCAATGTGGCGGTGGATGGGAATAGTGTTAATCTATCATTGTTCGACACTGCTG GTCAAGAGGATTACAATAGATTAAGACCACTAAGCTACCGTGAAGCTGATGTCTTTATACTTGTATTCTCTCTTATTTCCAAGCCTAGTTATAACAATGTCCACGTCAAG TGGATTTCTGAGCTGAGGCATTTTGGTCCTAAAGTTCCAATAATTCTTGTCGGAACAAAGATTG ATCTTCGAGAGGATGAACAATTCTTTGTCGAGCACCCTGGGGCAATACCCATCTCAACTGCACAG GGGGAGGAGctcaagaaaatgattggagcATCTGCTTATATTGAATGTAGTTCCAAGACACAAGAG AACGTGAAGGCTGTATTTGATGAAGCTATCAAGGTTGTTATGCAGGCACCCCAGCAAgggaagaaaaagaataaaaagggCCAAAAAGGCTGCACCATACTATGA
- the LOC121746648 gene encoding serine/threonine-protein kinase BRI1-like 2 isoform X2, with protein sequence MKVERLDLGRKKVIVGIRLDGYAKELLDWAVVKVAGPGDSVVAIHVCRNSGCIPKEKVLLDGYLEDYEGVCSKNQVSLSAQVLKGNSTRKSLVREAKTHGASTVIVGLTRLSALGGWASIARYCARKLPSTTEVIAIHNGKVVFSRCSKLLLEGVSLDSKASAYGNDSMSTKDTFSEFGESEISSIDARDGNMSLRDDTMSPLGRLQRGSISSIFFHAEEFSKQSPGWPLLQAENSRDDAVSPIGRLKRGSLSSISLPAEDFTKQRQGWPLLQTANSGDGAVSPIGRLKRGSLSSISLPAEDFTKQRPGWPLLQTASLVTQLGVEARKMSVVQWVMTLPSRPLSDASSQSSSPMSCQTDDSIEGESDKAAQVTSFCKEASLLELPKDLELILMRNPAGCTVLSLDYLKMSTSDFSSGNLIGRGGCNSVFKGVFPQGKAVAVKIMESSKEAWKDFIHEVDVMTTLKHTKIAPLLGVCVEDDALISVYDLMPRGNLEENLHGSIKENSVLLTWETRYRIAIGIAEALNYLHNECPRPVIHRDIKSSNILLTDELEPQLSDFGLATWGPTMSSYLMDSDVVGTFGYLAPEYFMYGKVSDKIDVFAFGVVLLELLSGRKPIGLETTKSQESLVMWAKPKLESKDLKGILDQNLENIDEDQMQRMALAASLCLTQSSRLRPKMHQILSILRGEEYLVGVRPKCGDGDEENEDENDDEVYPDSRAESHMSLAFLDIKENSTSFSSIDQSSPLSVEEYLKKRWSRSSSMD encoded by the exons ATGAAAGTTGAGAGGTTGGATTTGGGAAGGAAGAAAGTGATTGTGGGGATAAGATTAGATGGTTATGCTAAAGAGTTGCTTGATTGGGCTGTGGTTAAAGTAGCCGGTCCGGGCGACTCAGTTGTGGCAATTCATGTTTGCAGGAATTCAG GTTGCATTCCGAAGGAGAAAGTGTTGTTGGATGGTTACTTGGAAGACTATGAAGGTGTATGCAGCAAAAACCAG GTTTCTCTCAGCGCTCAAGTCTTGAAAGGGAACTCGACCAGAAAATCTCTAGTGAGGGAGGCGAAGACTCATGGTGCATCGACTGTTATTGTGGGATTAACGAGGCTTAGCGCGTTGGG GGGATGGGCTTCAATCGCTAGGTATTGTGCAAGGAAACTGCCTTCCACTACTGAGGTTATAGCGATTCACAATGGCAAGGTTGTCTTCAGCAGGTGCTCGAAACTTTTATTGGAAG GCGTGAGTTTAGACTCAAAGGCGAGTGCATATGGCAATGACAGCATGTCCACTAAAGACACTTTTTCGGAGTTTGGAGAGTCTGAGATATCAAGCATTGATGCAAGAGATGGAAACATGAGCTTGCGAGATGATACCATGAGCCCTCTAGGGAGGCTTCAACGAGGCTCTATAAGCTCCATTTTTTTCCATGCTGAAGAGTTCTCCAAGCAGAGTCCGGGTTGGCCTCTACTTCAGGCAGAAAACTCCAGAGATGATGCTGTGAGCCCTATTGGGAGGCTTAAACGAGGCTCCTTAAGCTCGATTTCTCTCCCTGCAGAAGATTTCACCAAGCAGAGGCAGGGTTGGCCTCTACTTCAGACAGCAAACTCAGGAGATGGTGCTGTGAGCCCTATTGGGAGGCTGAAACGAGGCTCCTTAAGCTCGATTTCTCTCCCTGCAGAAGATTTTACCAAGCAGAGGCCAGGTTGGCCTCTACTTCAGACAGCTAGTTTGGTGACTCAACTTGGCGTGGAAGCAAGAAAGATGTCGGTTGTTCAATGGGTGATGACCCTGCCAAGCCGGCCACTCTCTGATGCCTCATCTCAGTCCAGCTCGCCTATGAGCTGCCAGACCGATGATTCTATTGAAGGAGAGAGTGATAAGGCGGCTCAGGTGACTAGTTTCTGTAAGGAAGCCAGTCTGCTCGAGCTTCCTAAGGATTTGGAACTCATACTGATGAGAAATCCGGCAGGTTGCACAGTTCTCAGCCTCGATTATCTGAAGATGTCAACTTCTGATTTCTCCTCTG GAAATCTTATCGGGAGAGGAGGCTGCAACTCGGTGTTCAAGGGAGTTTTTCCTCAGGGCAAAGCAGTAGCTGTGAAGATCATGGAGTCTTCCAAAGAAGCGTGGAAGGATTTCATCCACGAAGTCGACGTAATGACCACGTTGAAGCACACAAAAATTGCGCCTCTACTTGGGGTCTGCGTGGAAGATGATGCTTTGATCTCCGTTTATGACCTGATGCCCCGAGGAAACCTTGAAGAAAATCTACACG GTAGCATTAAGGAAAATTCAGTGTTGTTGACATGGGAAACGAGATACCGGATAGCTATTGGGATTGCTGAAGCTTTAAACTACTTGCACAACGAATGCCCTAGGCCCGTCATTCATAGAGATATCAAATCTTCAAATATTCTCCTAACTGATGAGTTAGAACCACAG TTATCCGACTTTGGCTTGGCGACTTGGGGGCCCACAATGTCATCCTATTTGATGGACAGCGATGTAGTTGGAACGTTTGGGTACCTAGCTCCCGAGTACTTCATGTATGGCAAAGTTAGTGACAAGATTGATGTGTTTGCTTTCGGTGTTGTTCTGCTTGAACTGCTCTCCGGGAGGAAACCAATTGGTTTGGAGACTACAAAGAGTCAAGAAAGCTTGGTCATGTGG GCAAAACCTAAGCTAGAGAGCAAGGACTTGAAGGGTATATTGGATCAAAATTTGGAAAACATCGATGAGGATCAGATGCAGAGGATGGCTCTTGCTGCGTCTCTATGCCTGACTCAATCATCACGCCTTCGCCCCAAAATGCACCAG ATACTTAGTATACTAAGAGGGGAGGAGTATTTGGTTGGAGTTAGGCCAAAATGTGGTGATGGTGATGAAGAAAATGAGGACGAGAACGACGATGAAGTATATCCAGATTCAAGAGCAGAGTCACATATGAGCCTTGCATTTCTTGATATAAAGGAGAACTCAACATCATTCAGCAGCATTGATCAGAGCAGCCCTCTCTCTGTTGAGGAGTATTTGAAGAAGAGATGGAGTAGATCATCAAGTATGGATTAG
- the LOC121748545 gene encoding protein MCM10 homolog isoform X2, whose translation MSTPTHQDDLDLLLSLEDRVLETPPASPSGYLSDDGRPQRTGPMNLSAFRDVVGDCLDYDAKDAKRAQSSGKSKSNGSKDIEVEKFSGLRIQNPVVSRVELSNHLSDIKYVQLDTIKNLIKGDTLSGCWATIGVLAEKGAPRMSSIGKTFAIWKIGCLGDETISLFLFGDAYQKSCEAKVGTIFALLNCSVRKDKPGTFSLSIFAAKHILKLGTSADMGVCQGKGKDGAPCTAVIDKRRRKFCNFHAHNSSKKYTSTRTELKGGNLRTGFRDYLKSEGIYVVKPTEAKTSSTKSTKLLSVEGLKRALSKADKVTTNVHSQGIRFMNHITAERDIKLNKAASLPRQQTSRPDNNMFRQGQEPDAKRLKTDPKKSQEKNTKEVGVKMIELDFPSSDEEL comes from the exons ATGTCGACACCTACCCACCAAGACGATCTTGATCTTCTCCTGTCGCTCGAGGATCGCGTGCTCGAAACGCCGCCGGCTTCTCCATCAG GGTATTTATCAGATGATGGGAGGCCACAGCGAACTGGGCCTATGAATTTGTCTGCTTTCCGAGATGTGGTGGGAGATTGCCTTGATTATGATGCGAAAGATGCCAAGAGAGCTCAGAGCTCTGGGAAGAGCAAGAGCAACGGCTCAAAAGATATCGAAGTTGAGAAGTTTTCAGGATTGCGAATCCA GAATCCAGTGGTCTCCCGTGTTGAGTTGAGCAACCATTTATCGGATATTAAATATGTTCAGTTAGACACAATAAA GAATTTGATAAAAGGAGATACTCTGTCTGGGTGTTGGGCCACTATTGGTGTTTTAGCAGAAAAGGGTGCACCGAGGATGAGTTCCATAGGAAAGACTTTTGCAATTTGGAAAATTGGATGCTTAGGTGATGAGACCATTTCTCTCTTCTTGTTTGGGGATGCATATCAGAAGAGCTGTGAGGCGAAAGTAGGAACCATCTTTGCTTTACTCAATTGCAGCGTCCGCAAAGATAAACCA GGAACATTTTCATTGAGTATCTTTGCCGCTAAGCATATTCTGAAGCTAGGCACTTCTGCAGATATGGGGGTTTGTCAGGGAAAAGGAAAGgatggagccccttgcacagcagTTATTGACAA ACGGCGTAGAAAATTCTGCAACTTCCACGCACAT AATTCTTCGAAGAAATACACATCTACAAGGACAGAGCTCAAAGGAGG GAATTTAAGGACAGGCTTCAGAGATTATCTCAAGTCTGAAGGAATCTATGTGGTGAAACCTACAGAAGCGAAAACAAGCTCAACAAAGTCTACCAAGTTATTGTCTGTGGAAGGACTTAAGAGGGCATTGAG CAAGGCAGACAAAGTGACAACAAATGTACACTCTCAAGGAATAAGGTTTATGAATCACATCACAG CGGAAAGGGATATCAAATTGAACAAAGCCGCTAGCCTTCCACGTCAGCAAACGAGTAGACCAGACAACAACAT GTTCAGACAAGGCCAAGAACCAGATGCCAAGAGATTGAAAACAGATCCTAAGAAGTCCCAAGAAAAGAACACCAAAGAGGTTGGTGTTAAGATGATTGAGTTAGATTTTCCTAGTTCCGATGAAGAGCTTTGA